The following DNA comes from Cucumis sativus cultivar 9930 chromosome 7, Cucumber_9930_V3, whole genome shotgun sequence.
GGCTCGCCACAACTCGCCTGCCTCCTTGCTCGTACCAAGTCTCTTGCTCGCTTCAGTTCACAATTCTCctgtttggttttgttttctttgttatttcttCTGTTGCATTTCAACTGAGCTTGCTTCTAGTACAACCTCTTTGTTTTCTTAGCAAcctctttgttttcttttttatattactcctttgtttttttctttgttatttcttCTGTTCATGTCTAGTACAACCTCTGCcgaaaaccaataaaaaataaaaggaaaaaaatatgatgaaCTAAATATTGAAACCACATTAAATGTATTATAAATACGTAGAATaatctcttttatttctcccaagtttttttttacaggAATATATGGAAGCCAGGTGGTTGTCAATTCCCAATTAACACACTAGTactaaacataaacaaaattaaaatatattaattttgtcaaccaAACGTCCAATAATTCACTTAAGTATTCAAGCTTACCCCAAGCCTAAGGTTGAACCCAAAACTAGGAGAATTCCACAATTTGCTCCAACAATTTTAGCCATCAACCTTCAAGGAAACATAATCCActttaatccaaaatcaaactatttaggatcaaaaataatatttgatggACATACCTAAAATCCAATCGAACACTTACCATAAGAGAAAAGTGGCTCAACTTGGCTCATTGGTGGCTTAGCTAGATAAGAGGAAGGAAGGCTCTCGGTTCGGCTGGAAGAGGGGATCGGTTCGGTAGGTTCAAAAAACTTggctaaaaggaaaaaggattGGCTTGGATTTGGCTTGAATCTAAAACACGGCTCGAATGCAAGGGTGGCTTGGACGGCTGGTGACTAGTGCACGTAACTTGAGATAGAGGGGAATGGCTCGGGGATGATATTTGACTGGACGTATGCTGATGGCAAGCTTCACCACAAATGAGCAAAGATGGGCTCGACCGAAGATGGATTGGTGAGGGATGCAAAACGAAGAAGAAACGCGACAACTGGCGGACAGAGTCGTACGTCTTTGACTCATTGTTCGTCGATGTTGCTCGGCAGACGACACAAGCAAGTTTCACAACGTTCACTTGGTGTGGTGGTTGGTGCAACGGAGGAAGACTGGTGATAACCAATGGTGGCGACTAGGATTTGGTGAgggtgaagaagatgaatgaggaagaagatgaactcTTAAACCTAGAAGGCttctttataataataataataatgtcattattattatttacttttcctAATAATAATGGTGATATTCATACTATGCAGttgtttcaaacaaattaaacaatgtGTAATTGTTAGAATAGAAAGATACTTGTTTTGTTCAATTATATTCTAATTCTTGGATGAAGATTTCATATTTATCCGTTTGTTCTTTTTACTCTATTCAAAAcgtttattgaaattaaaatcgaattgaaactaaaaaatctatcaagaaactcaaaattgagcattataattggaaaaaaaggaaaaataaaatataatcttcCTATGCACATAGACGTCGGGCATTGCGCTTATTTCCCAATGTTGAAGGAAACACGTCGGTAAACGGTATCCCAACATTGCATTGAGAAAAGGTTACTCCCAACGTCAGGTGAAGGACGTTGGGAAAACTGTACTTCCAACATTCTCCATTCCGGTGTTGGGAGTAACCTTTTTCTGACGCTTGTTCGTTTCGGCTTCAAGCATCACCCCCGATGTAGTTCTGTCGACACATGTCCCAACGAATCTTCATGCGTATGGAGACCCTTTCCCGATGTATGTGGAACCATTTTCCGATGCGGTGATGTGTTAGGAGATGTgttatttcttgtagtgcctctttttgtaattatacatgcctttaatatttctttcaattagaagagttttctcttgtttttttcatttgtatatTGATTGGAACACTGAGCTTATCTCCAACTCCAGTctgtatattttgttttgatttaatGGATCATTTTTTAATAGGGAGTGATATGATTGCATGGTAGATGTGTCAATCTAGCTAGTTGAAATAGTTTTTGTGTGCATACATCTCTCGACATCTTTAACTTGTTCAATAAAAGTACGTAGTTTCTTAAAGAGTGTTCATCAAAAGCTAAAATTAAAACGAACTTACCAagacacaaaaacaaaagattttaattaagtgactttattttatttaactaaagCATTCGACATTTACTATAGCTTAGAACTCTAATACATCGTTTTGACCAACCAAACCAAAAGCAAGAGTTGCAAGCTAATTAATTAGGCGCATTAGATCATTTATAGAGACTAAGCTGATAGGGAAAGCCAGTAGATGAAAGCCAATCAGCTCCACCAATAAATGGTCCAGCCGTAAAAGTCTTAGCTTGAGCCTCATCAATAACAAGAGACCATGGCACTCTACCAGAAATATCGGCTCCAGCTCCATTATTATCATATTCCGCATAGTATGGTGACTTTCTTTGGCCATTCCATGTGGACCACCCCTCTTTGTCTATCACATTGCTTATTGTCGTTTGCATTACCACAACTCTAGCATATTCTTCCCATGGTCTCCCGAGAAAGCTTGGGAATTCTTCTATCACAGGCTCCAAGTCTGACGTTGCTTTTATCCTACACTTTTGGATGACGATACCCGTGTTTTGATTAATGTCGGTTCTTGATTGTGCTGTGACCATGTTCCTTTGACTAGGCCCTGGTTTGCGAGGGGTGATGTCAGAGTTTTGGAATACGGCTGCTGCATTTCCAAAGATGAAATCGACTGTGCCTGCTACAATGCAGTTGACGAAGAATTGACGGTTCGAGTGAACGTAGAGAGTGTCTTGGTAGGCAAGCATGCTACATCGGTAGAAGGCCGAGTGATCTGAGCCAACACGGAGAGCTACAGCTTGGCCGTTGGCTGCTCCGGCTTTGTTTTGAAAGGTTATGTCTCGAGCTAAAAAACCATCCCCCACCGCAGCTGTCACAGAAAAACAGcattgttattaaaatgtgggtattttttttaatgtaatgaCCAatggtttgataaataattagaatacgatatagcaaaaatttcattcaatatgtagtttttctttttgttgcatttttgCGATCTATAATTCCTTATAAATGTCCAAATATAATGCAacgaaattaagaaaataaaacattttttttagagaacatacgtaaaatatatatcttaaaatcaacaaaaagaaattttaccATATGATCATTCAATATGTAGTTTTTCCTAAATCATTCAAGTTTTTCCTTTAccaattttaagttttgaatgaCCAACTTCggcaaaaaaaatatgaaaaaaaaggaaaaacaaatgagatagttgcaaatttagcaattagattagaaataattaaatatataacaaaattttaaaaaatttataaatataacgaaattggtcaaattctatcaatgatacaagtctaacaacgatagttttgctttatttacaatttttttaaaatattgctatattcttaattattattcctcaaatagtcatccattacaattaTCCAAAACAAATAGTTGCATTTTTGCGATCTATAATTCCTTATAAATGTCCAAATATAATGCAacgaaattaagaaaataaaacattttttttagagaacatacgtaaaatatatatcttaaaatcaacaaaaagaaattttagtttattttattatatttatttttggagaaaacacttaaattaaaaagaagaaaatggagctacaattcaaacaaaaagaaaagaaaagaaaagagtattGTGGTTTAGTTTGTGTTACCAAGTGTGGCGGATTTGAAGGTTGACCAGCCAGTTCCATGACTTCTATTAGATATGATTTTGGTGTTGGATCTTCCATCTCCCCAAAACATAATATTCCTTTTACTGCTTGGTACATCCACATTTTCCCAGTACTCTCCAgcctttatttttattatatatcttttgcTGTTCTTACTCGGAGCTGCCGCCACCGCCTCCGCCACCGTTTTATAATTTCCACTTCCATCCGCCGCCACCACAGCCTCCGCTGCTGCTTCTGATGATGATTCCAAAAGCTTCTGGTCTTCGATTGACATCCACTTTGGCCACTTTATTCCATCTTCTAACTC
Coding sequences within:
- the LOC101220821 gene encoding pectinesterase, with amino-acid sequence MENNKLSLALLAILLLTNAIVVRANSNENSVIETSCAITLYPQLCHSTISSIVGTSNLLSLKDIFEVSLSVAMDAAKHNNKNIKKLMVSTNNVSKRDKIGLHDCVETTDRTIYELGKAIEVFREYPNKRSLTLYADDLKTFLSSAITNQVTCLDGLSHDKTEKRVLRLIENAHIHVTKLCSNALALVQKLTTDIAITDEKSLVVHDFPYKITSIPSQMDDPKIVLFSNQEEDENRRREELEDGIKWPKWMSIEDQKLLESSSEAAAEAVVAADGSGNYKTVAEAVAAAPSKNSKRYIIKIKAGEYWENVDVPSSKRNIMFWGDGRSNTKIISNRSHGTGWSTFKSATLAAVGDGFLARDITFQNKAGAANGQAVALRVGSDHSAFYRCSMLAYQDTLYVHSNRQFFVNCIVAGTVDFIFGNAAAVFQNSDITPRKPGPSQRNMVTAQSRTDINQNTGIVIQKCRIKATSDLEPVIEEFPSFLGRPWEEYARVVVMQTTISNVIDKEGWSTWNGQRKSPYYAEYDNNGAGADISGRVPWSLVIDEAQAKTFTAGPFIGGADWLSSTGFPYQLSLYK